In Actinomycetes bacterium, the sequence CTGCGATCTCGTCACCGACGAAGGTGACGTGTTCGCCCTGGATGCGGAGAAATTGCGCGACTGTGACTTCTTCACCCGTGGTGAGGGTGACGAGCGAGAGTTGAACGCCAACGCCGAATCGCTGCTGGCACAGTTGACCGAAGCCAAGTCGCGGCCACTATGGCGAGTGCTAGTGGCGCTGTCGATTCGCCACGTTGGCCCAACCGCAGCCCGCGCCTTAGCCACCCGATACGGGAATATTGAGGCCATCCAGAAGGCACCGGCTGAGGAACTCGCCGACGTGGACGGTGTCGGGCCAATCATCACCGAGGCAGTAGTGGAGTGGTTCGCTACCGACTGGCATCGCGAGATCGTGACCAAGTGGCGGGACGCCGCGGTGGCGATGGCCGATGAAGCCGATGACCGCCCGGCACAAACTCTAGCTGGGGTCACTGTGGTCATCACCGGATCATTGGAGGGCTTCACCCGCGACGGCGCTAAAGAAGCGGTACTGCTGCGCGGTGGCAAAGCGGCCGGGTCGGTCAGCAAGAAGACCAACTTCGTCGTCGTGGGCGACAACCCCGGCAGCAAATACGACAAGGCTGTTGACTTGGGTATCCCGATTCTGAATGTCGCCGGTTTTCAGGAGCTACTGGACAACGGCCCACCAGCGGAGCCCGCGCAGGCCGAGGCTGGCACATGATTCGGGTAGTGGCAGCGATGATCCTGCGCGACGGTCCCGGCGGCACCGCACAAGTCCTGGCAGGTCGGCGCACTAGCCCACCGGAACTGGCAGGTCAGTGGGAGTTCCCCGGTGGCAAAGTCGAAAACGGCGAGGACGACATGACCGCACTGCGCCGGGAGATCCGCGAGGAACTCAGCGTCGAACTCGCCATTCAGGGACCGCTGGGCTGCGAGTTGCCCATGGTGGGCGGCCTTGGAGTCTGGCAGCCCTACCTCGCCCGCATCACCAGTGGCGAACCAGTCGCCCAAGACCACGACCAACTGAAGTGGCTGTGCGCGGAGGAACTGGGTTCAGTTCAGTGGCTCTCCAGCGATCTACCGGTGCTAGTTCCTCTCTCGGAACGCATGCGCAACACCCTGGGTTGAAGGCATCTGGACCACGGAGCCCAGTGAAGGTCAGCTAAGCGCCTAGTTCCTTGATATCAGCATCCACCATCAGCCGCGCCAGTTCCGGGGTGAGGGTCTGTGCTTTCCAGCCCAAGACAGTCTCCGCTTTGCTGGCGTCGCCGATGAGGTTATCGACCTCGGTGGGGCGTAAGTAGCGTTCGTCGAACTTGACGTGCTCTTCCCAGTCCAGTCCGACATGATCAAATGAAATCTGCAGGAAGTCCCGCACGGTGTAACTGGTACCAGTGGCCACCACGTAGTCGGCGGCTGTTTCGGCCTGCAGCATCAACCACATCGCCTCGACATACTCCTTGGCGTAGCCCCAGTCGCGGGCGGCGTCCAAGTTTCCCATCCACAAGTCCTGCTGCTGGCCGGCGGCAATGCGTGCCACAGCTCGAGTAATCTTGCGCGACACGAAGGTCTCGCCGCGACGCGGCGACTCATGGTTGAACAAGATCCCGTTGCAGGCAAAGATCCCGTAGGCCTCGCGATAGTTCCGCGCCATCCAGTAGCTGTAAACCTTGGCCGCGCCATAGGGGCTGCGCGGATAGAACGGTGCACTTTCCGACTGCGGCGGCGGCGTCGCTCCAAACATTTCTGAACTCGACGCCTGGTAGAAGCGAATTTCCGGGTTGACCTGGCGCACCGCCTCCAAAATCCGAGTGGTGGCCAGTCCAGTGACGTCGCCGGTGAACTCGGGCTCGTCGAATGACACTCGAACATGGCTTTGTGCCGCCAAGTGGTAGATCTCATCCGGCGAAATGGCGCTGATCAGCGTTACCAACCGGGAGCTGTCCGTCAGATCCCCGTAGTGCAGGAAGAATCGGGTATCAGGATCGTGGGGATCGCGATACAGGTGGTCGACTCGGTGGGTGTTGAAGGTGGAGGCCCGCCGGATGAGACCGTGTACCTCGTAGCCCTTGTCCAGCAGCAATTCAGCCAAGTACGACCCATCCTGGCCGGTGACTCCGGTGATCAGCGCCTTACGCACGATGCTCTCCTCTATCCACCAGGCAGCTGCCGGCGCTCGGGGTCGGCCTGAGTCTATCCGGCATCCAAGGCACCATCGGGTAGGTCACGGACACGGGGCGAGGGTGTGGCTCTGGGGAGTGGACGGAGAGGGTAGCCCTGCCCACCGAGGTAGCAAGCGATCCACGGCTGGTTTCGTCGCCGCTTCGACTTC encodes:
- a CDS encoding NAD-dependent DNA ligase LigA, which encodes ADEVKRKGVLIGDVVFLRKAGDVIPEVLGPVVEERTGDERAFIMPTHCPACGTELAPEKEADVDIRCPNVRSCPSQLRERMFHVGSRGAMDIEGLGWKAAVALLDCDLVTDEGDVFALDAEKLRDCDFFTRGEGDERELNANAESLLAQLTEAKSRPLWRVLVALSIRHVGPTAARALATRYGNIEAIQKAPAEELADVDGVGPIITEAVVEWFATDWHREIVTKWRDAAVAMADEADDRPAQTLAGVTVVITGSLEGFTRDGAKEAVLLRGGKAAGSVSKKTNFVVVGDNPGSKYDKAVDLGIPILNVAGFQELLDNGPPAEPAQAEAGT
- a CDS encoding NUDIX domain-containing protein — its product is MIRVVAAMILRDGPGGTAQVLAGRRTSPPELAGQWEFPGGKVENGEDDMTALRREIREELSVELAIQGPLGCELPMVGGLGVWQPYLARITSGEPVAQDHDQLKWLCAEELGSVQWLSSDLPVLVPLSERMRNTLG
- the gmd gene encoding GDP-mannose 4,6-dehydratase, with the translated sequence MRKALITGVTGQDGSYLAELLLDKGYEVHGLIRRASTFNTHRVDHLYRDPHDPDTRFFLHYGDLTDSSRLVTLISAISPDEIYHLAAQSHVRVSFDEPEFTGDVTGLATTRILEAVRQVNPEIRFYQASSSEMFGATPPPQSESAPFYPRSPYGAAKVYSYWMARNYREAYGIFACNGILFNHESPRRGETFVSRKITRAVARIAAGQQQDLWMGNLDAARDWGYAKEYVEAMWLMLQAETAADYVVATGTSYTVRDFLQISFDHVGLDWEEHVKFDERYLRPTEVDNLIGDASKAETVLGWKAQTLTPELARLMVDADIKELGA